A single Kryptolebias marmoratus isolate JLee-2015 linkage group LG7, ASM164957v2, whole genome shotgun sequence DNA region contains:
- the LOC108248619 gene encoding adenylate cyclase type 4 isoform X3, whose product MPDESQSFQDRLKPEGEAPQVSLVPSVVVISCNEKDKGNILELHDLKQPAHSSDTNILKGNGSSASLPGESQLALGVSQISIQVGEVKTAHAPEPLKTISLMKGREMTSQRTDNDAPVTLSCNKLQHDSCTDSDYSSAKSSPGFACVGESLELNGKSFEKTSSISPINLSENSLDKSNNISKNSLDDDRYSSSSNIRSIRNSLSSVQFSNKTRNSMDIRSTEGNEDDDWRSTRSRRSVKEGVCCCYQTTSRAFLRCVEETPAMLSGLLLCLIFCVVIIVLIPATGRFTPQNRGDHVGALSVVCVVLCLSALLLVCMPWLATIRRCGGALALFIWGMLYTIAMVFVFTGGHVTAWEQVAFFLYLSLSVYTVLPLSLAWALMIGIGTSVSHIIIISVYVPVTRPGTPELAEQLVANAVLFICVNCIGFFHMWMAKRGLRKSNQKREDYSAIRVQKEVRNYQQEGLLLSVLPRYIAVQLKEEVIKKLSKSKGQKDNETSLSNFHSLYVENHKNVSILYADIVGFTKLASTCSPEELVSVLNKLFGKFDDIAKKNGCLRIKILGDCYYCVSGLPDPIPTHADNCVQMGLDMCTAISDLRDVTQVDINMRVGVHTGNVLSGVIGLQKWQYDVWSDDATLANQMESGGVPGRVHITEETLQHLKKNYKVEDGNGESRNPLLKGRKTFLVIDPNSISQSPKARNRLILEENSKRASLRMSQYLQAWKTVNPFEELSNPDKKKLFKPLKVAIKRPQLVQEEQSHCENPNRLSVDSSVRGSLDTVDIVGRKTKKLNWLTLLFKDFSLEKEFRFSEVRDVHHSMSCMAAIFVTLFTVQMLVSEKNYQIGVSYGVTFPVMVLLLAIALTEHLEKMRSKIPLNAQWISHLSRSVSTRVVLRLFVVVLCVLITLLMAFLNLIFLQGDNCTSVANTTELEGIRLYTVPYYLYCCLLAMLGVIVFIKISFSVKGLLLTLAVVVYLALFLDVYAPRSQCLIDLLYNGTNRPGVLKDPQIMSGVWLVIFYFVCLILARQDELTCRVDFLLDRCFKTEQEEMETIENINKLLLDNVMPPHVGSFFMGKTVSNQDLYSQSYECVCVLFASIPQFKDFYTESNVNGDGLECLRLLNEIIVDFDELLIKPKFSSVEKIKTIGSTYMAAVGLTHLPQGEDNKKVDMTYSHVRSMLEFAIAMMSKLEQNNSHSFNNFKFRIGQNRKLLLDALDL is encoded by the exons ATGCCAGACGAGTCACAGAGTTTTCAGGACCGGTTAAAGCCTGAAGGAGAAGCACCACAGGTGTCTTTAGTCCCCAGTGTTGTTGTCATCTCCTGCAATGAGAAGGACAAAGGTAACATCTTGGAGCTTCATGACCTCAAACAACCTGCTCACAGCAGcgacacaaacattttaaaaggaaatggcAGCAGTGCGAGTCTTCCTGGTGAGAGCCAGTTGGCACTCGGTGTGTCCCAGATTTCAATACAGGTGGGAGAGGTGAAAACGGCACACGCTCCCGAACCTTTGAAAACCATTTCCTTAATGAAGGGAAGAGAAATGACCTCGCAGAGAACTGATAACGATGCTCCCGTTACTTTGTCCTGTAATAAGCTACAACATGACAGCTGCACTGATTCAGACTACAGCAGCGCAAAGTCCAGTCCTGGATTCGCCTGCGTTGGAGAGTCACTGGAGCTTAATGGAAAATCATTTGAGAAGACAAGCTCCATTTCTCCCATCAACCTGTCTGAAAACAGTTTAGACAAATCGAACAACATCTCCAAAAACAGCCTGGATGATGATAGGTACAGCTCCTCCTCAAACATTAGAAGTATAAGAAACTCACTCAGTTCGGTTCAGTTCAGCAACAAAACCAGGAACAGCATGGACATCAGGTCAACCGAGGGGAATGAAGACGATGATTGGCGAAGCACGAGGTCCAGGCGGAGCGTGAAAGAGGGTGTGTGTTGCTGCTATCAAACCACCAGCAGGGCTTTCCTGCGATGTGTTGAGGAGACCCCTGCCATGCTGTCtggactgctgctgtgtttgatcTTCTGCGTGGTCATCATCGTTCTCATTCCTGCTACAGGACGG TTCACTCCGCAGAACAGGGGCGATCATGTCGGTGCTCTGTCAGTGGTGTGTGTGGTTCTCTGTCTGAGTGCCCTACTGCTCGTCTGCATGCCCTGGCTGGCCACGATAAGGCGCTGTGGAGGAGCACTGGCGCTATTCATCTGGGGTATGCTGTACACCATAGCCATGGTCTTCGTCTTCACGGGAGGGCATGTCACAGCATGGGAACAA GTAGCGTTTTTCCTTTACCTCTCTCTGAGTGTGTACACTGTGCTGCCCCTCTCTCTGGCCTGGGCCCTCATGATTGGGATAGGGACCAGTGTTTcccacatcatcatcatcagtgtaTATGTCCCCGTCACCAGACCAGGCACACCAGAGCTGGCTGAGCAG ttGGTTGCAAATGCTGTACTGTTCATTTGTGTGAACTGCATCGGATTTTTTCACATGTGGATGGCCAAGAGAGGTCTGAGGAAATCCAATCAGAAGAGAGAAGATTACAGCGCCATACGCGTGCAGAAGGAAGTCAGAAACTATCAGCAG GAGGGGCTTCTTCTGTCGGTGTTGCCTCGCTACATTGCCGTTCAGCTGAAAGAAGAGGTGATTAAGAAGCTATCCAAGTCCAAAGGACAGAAGGACAATGAAACCAGCCTGAGCAACTTTCATAGCCTTTATGTAGAGAACCACAAAAATGTCAG CATCCTGTATGCAGACATTGTGGGCTTCACAAAGCTGGCCAGTACCTGTTCTCCAGAGGAACTGGTTTCTGTTCTCAACAAGCTTTTTGGCAAATTTGATGACATTGCAAAg AAGAACGGCTGTCTTCGCATTAAGATCCTGGGTGACTGCTACTACTGTGTGTCCGGTCTGCCAGACCCCATTCCCACCCATGCTGATAACTGTGTTCAGATGGGGCTGGACATGTGCACTGCCATCAG TGACCTGCGAGACGTTACACAAGTGGACATCAACATGAGGGTTGGCGTTCACACTGGTAACGTGCTCTCCGGTGTGATTGGCCTGCAGAAGTGGCAGTACGACGTGTGGTCAGATGATGCCACATTAGCCAATCAGATGGAGTCAGGGGGTGTTCCTGG GCGAGTGCATATAACTGAGGAAACACTGCAGCActtgaaaaaaaactacaaggtGGAAGATGGAAATGGAGAAAGTCGAAATCCTCTtcttaaaggaagaaaaacatttcttgtgATTGACCCCAATAGTATTTCCCAGAGTCCTAAAGCA CGGAACAGGCTTATACTAGAAGAGAACAGCAAGCGGGCATCGCTCCGAATGTCTCAGTACCTCCAGGCGTGGAAAACCGTCAATCCTTTTGAAGAACTAAGCAACCCTGataaaaagaagcttttcaAGCCTTTGAAAGTTGCCATAAAGCGACCACAGCTAGTACAg GAAGAACAATCTCATTGTGAAAACCCTAACCG TCTTTCTGTTGACAGCAGTGTGAGGGGATCACTGGACACAGTGGACATTGTAGG gaggaaaacaaagaaactcaaCTGGTTGACTCTTCTGTTCAAAGACTTCAGCTTAGAAAAAGAG tttcGCTTTTCAGAGGTCAGGGATGTGCACCACTCAATGAGCTGCATGGCTGCAATTTTTGTCACTCTTTTTACAGTCCAGATGCTCGTCTCTGAaaa GAACTACCAGATAGGAGTATCTTATGGTGTGACGTTTCCTGTGATGGTGCTGCTTCTGGCCATTGCTCTCACTGAACATTTGGAG AAAATGCGCTCTAAGATACCTCTGAATGCCCAGTGGATATCACATTTGTCGCGGAGTGTCTCCACCAGGGTGGTGCTGCGGCTCTTTGTGGTCGTTCTCTGTGTCCTCATCACCTTACTCATGGCCTTCCTCAACTTG ATTTTCCTCCAAGGAGATAACTGCACCTCAGTGGCTAACACCACAGAGTTAGAAGGAATCAGACTGTATACTGTACCT TACTACCTGTACTGCTGCCTGCTGGCCATGCTGGGAGTCATCGTGTTCATCAAGATCAGCTTCTCTGTGAAGGGGCTGCTCCTCACTCTGGCTGTGGTGGTTTACCTGGCCCTCTTCCTCGATGTTTACGCTCCGAGGTCCCAGTGCCTCATTGACCTGCTGTACAATGGCACAAA CAGGCCTGGAGTCCTGAAGGACCCTCAGATCATGTCTGGGGTTTGGCTGGTCATCTTTTACTTCGTGTGCCTCATACTGGCCAGACAG GATGAGCTGACTTGCCGTGTGGATTTCCTCCTGGACCGCTGtttcaaaacagaacaagaggAGATGGAGACCATTGAGAACATCAACAAGCTGCTGCTTGACAACGTCATGCCACCTCATGTCGGCTCTTTCTTCATGGGCAAAACTGTTAGCAATCAA gacttGTACAGTCAGTCatacgagtgtgtgtgtgtattgtttGCATCGATACCTCAGTTCAAAGACTTTTACACTGAGAGCAACGTCAACGGGGACGGTCTGGAGTGTTTGCGCTTGCTCAATGAAATCATCGTAGACTTTGACGAG CTTCTGATAAAGCCCAAATTTTCGTCTGTTGAGAAGATTAAGACGATTGGCAGCACCTACATGGCTGCTGTAGGGCTGACACACTTGCCTCAAGGAGAAGACAATAAG AAAGTGGATATGACCTACAGCCACGTGCGCTCCATGCTGGAGTTTGCCATCGCAATGATGAGCAAACTGGAGCAAAACAATTCTCACTCCTTTAACAATTTCAAATTCAGGATTG GCCAAAACAGGAAACTACTATTGGATGCCCTTGATCTTTGA